The Chryseobacterium suipulveris genome window below encodes:
- the trmB gene encoding tRNA (guanosine(46)-N7)-methyltransferase TrmB: protein MGKNKLARFAENRTLPNVFQPTREEALNNFYLKGKWRSEVFKNQNPLVLELGCGKGEYSVGLAKAFPEKNFIGIDIKGARFWFGAKEAINEGMTNVAFLRTQIELIDCFFEKDEVDEIWITFPDPQIKYRRTKHRMTHPDFLERYKKILKKDGMIHLKTDSEFLHGYTLGLLQGAGHDIITAHHDIYGAPEYDPGTPLLREIKTYYEGLFSAKGKTITYIKFRIK from the coding sequence ATGGGCAAGAATAAATTGGCAAGATTTGCCGAAAACAGGACGCTTCCGAATGTTTTTCAGCCAACCAGGGAAGAGGCGTTGAATAACTTTTATTTGAAAGGAAAGTGGAGAAGCGAAGTTTTTAAGAATCAAAACCCTCTGGTTTTGGAGTTGGGTTGTGGAAAGGGAGAATATTCGGTTGGTTTAGCCAAAGCTTTTCCTGAGAAAAACTTTATCGGTATTGATATCAAGGGAGCGCGTTTTTGGTTTGGAGCAAAAGAGGCGATAAATGAAGGAATGACAAATGTTGCATTTCTCAGGACGCAAATCGAACTGATCGACTGCTTCTTCGAAAAAGATGAGGTGGATGAAATTTGGATTACTTTTCCAGATCCTCAGATCAAATACCGCAGAACAAAACACAGGATGACGCATCCGGATTTCTTAGAAAGGTATAAGAAGATTCTAAAAAAAGATGGAATGATCCACCTGAAAACGGATTCCGAATTTTTGCACGGTTATACTTTGGGACTATTGCAGGGAGCTGGTCACGATATCATCACTGCGCACCACGATATCTACGGAGCTCCGGAATATGATCCTGGGACACCTTTGCTGAGAGAGATAAAAACTTACTATGAAGGCCTTTTCTCGGCGAAAGGAAAAACGATCACTTACATCAAATTTCGAATTAAATAA
- the rpoC gene encoding DNA-directed RNA polymerase subunit beta', whose translation MSNKNKTSNFSKITIGLASPESILQESRGEVLKPETINYRTHKPERDGLFCEKIFGPVKDYECACGKYKRIRYKGIVCDRCGVEVTEKKVRRERIGHINLVVPVAHIWYFRSLPNKIGYLLGLPSKKLDMIIYYERYVVIQPGIAKKADGSDFEDMEFLTEEEYLDILDTLPAENQYLDDSDPNKFVAKMGAEAVEELLRRIDLDALSFDLRHKAHNESSKQRRTEALKRLNVVEALRGANTRMINRPEWMIMRVLPVIPPELRPLVPLDGGRFATSDLNDLYRRVIIRNNRLKRLLEIKAPEVILRNEKRMLQESVDSLFDNTRKSSAVKSESNRPLKSLSDSLKGKQGRFRQNLLGKRVDYSARSVIVVGPNLQLHECGIPKDMAAELYKPFIIRKLIERGIVKTVKSAKRIIDRKEPVVYDILENVMKGHPVLLNRAPTLHRLGIQAFQPKMIEGKAIQLHPLVTTAFNADFDGDQMAVHLPLGPEAILEAQLLMLGSQNILNPANGSPITVPSQDMVLGLYFMTKEAYSTDDYKVKGEGLAFYSPEEAEIAYAEGKVSLNAKVRCKLPVKENGELVIRLIETTVGRILFNQIVPKEVGFVNELLTKKSLRNVIGRILAETDFPTTVKFLDDMKNLGYSNAFKGGLSFSLGDIVIPEEKKKMIAQAVENVDEIKANYNMGLITDTERYNQVIDVWTNTNAGLTEMIMSRMKTDQGGFNSVYMMLDSGARGSKEQIRQLSGMRGLMAKPQKAGSTGAEIIENPIVANFKEGLSILEYFISTHGARKGLADTALKTADAGYLTRRLVDVAQDVIITEDDCGTLRGTEITPLKKNDEIVEKISERILGRVSLHNIYHPETDEVILEADQLIDEAIAKQIEEAGIEVVEVRSPLTCEAKKGICAKCYGRNLATGKPIHIGEAVGVIAAQSIGEPGTQLTLRTFHQGGTAGNISENPSIVARRDGIVEMDEIRTVISENEEGKKATILVSRSTEFRLVADNAARTPLMVANVPYGSEIFVKSGDKVSKGDMIAKWDPYNAVIIAETSGKVEYEDIIQGTSYQLEIDEQTGFEEKVISESRNKKAVPTLKVVDAKGVEQKAYNLPVGAHLMVNDGEKIKAGKVLIKIPRKSAKAGDITGGLPRVTELFEARNPSNPAVVTEIDGVVSYGKIKRGNRELIVEAKTGEISKYLVKLSNQILVQENDFVRAGAPLSDGSITPDDILKIKGPTAVQEYLVNEIQEVYRLQGVKIDDKHFEIIVRQMMTKVEIVDGGDTQFLEGALEHKYDFLEENNRVFGLKVVTEAGDSKEFKPGQMITARELRDENSKLKREDLQLVEVREALPATATPVLQGITRAALQTKSFMSAASFQETTKVLNEAAVSGKVDYLGGLKENVIVGHRIPAGTGLKDYQNIIVGSKKEFEDIN comes from the coding sequence ATGTCAAACAAAAATAAAACAAGTAATTTCAGTAAAATTACAATCGGTCTTGCTTCTCCCGAATCCATTCTTCAGGAATCAAGAGGAGAGGTTCTAAAGCCCGAAACCATCAACTACAGAACGCACAAACCGGAGCGTGACGGACTTTTCTGCGAGAAAATCTTCGGTCCCGTGAAAGATTATGAGTGTGCCTGTGGAAAATACAAGCGAATCCGTTACAAAGGAATCGTTTGCGACCGTTGTGGAGTGGAGGTTACCGAGAAAAAAGTGCGTCGTGAAAGAATCGGGCACATCAATTTGGTGGTTCCTGTAGCACATATTTGGTATTTCCGTTCGCTGCCGAACAAAATCGGTTACCTTCTCGGATTGCCTTCCAAGAAGTTGGATATGATTATCTATTACGAAAGATATGTCGTAATCCAACCAGGGATCGCTAAGAAAGCCGATGGTTCCGATTTCGAGGATATGGAGTTTTTAACAGAAGAAGAATATCTGGATATCCTCGATACGCTTCCTGCTGAAAACCAATATCTTGACGATTCCGATCCAAACAAGTTCGTTGCCAAAATGGGAGCGGAAGCAGTTGAAGAATTGTTGAGAAGAATCGACCTCGATGCACTTTCTTTCGACCTTCGTCACAAAGCGCACAACGAGTCTTCAAAACAAAGAAGAACTGAGGCGTTAAAAAGATTGAACGTTGTAGAAGCACTTCGTGGAGCAAACACCAGAATGATCAACCGTCCGGAATGGATGATTATGAGAGTGCTCCCTGTAATTCCACCAGAACTGAGACCATTGGTTCCGTTGGATGGTGGACGTTTCGCAACTTCCGACCTTAACGACCTTTACAGAAGAGTAATCATCAGAAACAACCGTTTGAAGCGACTTTTGGAAATCAAAGCCCCGGAAGTAATCCTTAGAAACGAAAAGAGAATGTTGCAGGAATCGGTGGATTCACTGTTCGACAACACGAGAAAATCTTCTGCAGTAAAATCTGAATCAAACAGACCTTTGAAATCACTTTCGGATTCACTGAAAGGTAAACAGGGTCGTTTCCGTCAAAACCTTTTGGGTAAAAGGGTTGACTACTCTGCTCGTTCGGTAATTGTTGTAGGTCCAAACCTTCAGTTGCACGAATGTGGTATTCCTAAAGATATGGCGGCAGAATTGTACAAGCCATTCATCATCAGAAAACTGATCGAGAGAGGAATTGTAAAAACCGTGAAATCTGCGAAAAGAATCATCGATAGAAAAGAGCCAGTAGTTTACGATATCCTTGAAAACGTGATGAAAGGTCACCCTGTACTTCTGAACAGAGCACCTACGCTTCACCGATTGGGAATCCAGGCGTTCCAGCCGAAAATGATCGAAGGTAAGGCAATCCAGCTTCACCCACTCGTAACAACGGCATTCAACGCTGACTTTGACGGTGACCAGATGGCGGTTCACTTACCGTTAGGACCGGAAGCAATTTTGGAAGCTCAGCTTTTGATGCTCGGTTCGCAAAACATCTTGAACCCTGCAAATGGTTCACCGATTACCGTACCTTCTCAGGACATGGTTCTTGGTCTTTATTTCATGACTAAAGAAGCATACTCCACCGATGATTACAAAGTAAAAGGTGAAGGTTTGGCTTTCTATTCTCCGGAAGAAGCAGAAATCGCTTACGCAGAAGGAAAAGTTTCCCTGAACGCGAAAGTAAGATGTAAACTTCCTGTGAAAGAAAACGGCGAACTCGTGATCAGACTGATCGAAACTACGGTCGGAAGAATCCTGTTCAACCAAATTGTTCCTAAAGAAGTTGGCTTCGTAAACGAACTGTTGACGAAGAAATCATTGAGAAACGTTATCGGTAGAATCCTTGCGGAAACAGATTTCCCAACAACCGTGAAGTTCCTCGACGATATGAAGAACCTTGGATATTCCAACGCATTTAAAGGTGGACTTTCATTCTCATTAGGAGATATCGTAATTCCGGAAGAGAAAAAGAAAATGATTGCACAGGCGGTTGAAAATGTGGACGAAATCAAGGCAAACTATAACATGGGTCTGATTACAGACACCGAGAGATACAACCAGGTAATCGACGTTTGGACAAACACCAACGCTGGTTTGACCGAGATGATTATGAGCAGAATGAAAACCGACCAAGGTGGATTCAACTCTGTGTATATGATGCTTGATTCAGGAGCGAGAGGTTCTAAGGAACAGATCCGTCAGTTATCGGGAATGAGAGGTTTGATGGCAAAACCACAAAAAGCCGGTTCTACCGGAGCAGAAATTATCGAAAACCCGATTGTGGCGAACTTTAAGGAAGGTCTTTCCATCTTGGAATACTTCATCTCCACTCACGGTGCTCGTAAAGGTCTTGCTGATACCGCTCTGAAAACCGCTGATGCTGGTTACTTGACCAGAAGATTGGTGGACGTTGCACAGGATGTAATCATTACCGAAGACGACTGTGGAACATTGAGAGGAACAGAAATTACTCCGCTTAAGAAAAACGACGAAATCGTTGAAAAGATTTCCGAGAGAATTTTGGGTAGAGTTTCCCTTCACAATATTTACCACCCAGAAACCGACGAGGTTATTCTGGAAGCAGACCAACTCATCGACGAGGCGATTGCAAAACAGATCGAAGAAGCTGGAATCGAGGTGGTAGAAGTTCGTTCACCATTAACTTGTGAGGCGAAGAAAGGAATCTGTGCGAAATGTTACGGTAGAAACTTGGCGACAGGAAAACCAATCCACATTGGAGAAGCAGTAGGAGTAATCGCTGCGCAGTCCATCGGTGAACCTGGAACTCAGCTGACGTTGAGAACTTTCCACCAAGGAGGTACTGCAGGTAATATTTCAGAAAACCCATCCATCGTTGCAAGAAGAGACGGTATCGTTGAAATGGACGAAATCAGAACCGTAATTTCTGAAAATGAAGAAGGTAAGAAAGCGACCATCCTGGTTTCCCGTTCTACGGAATTCCGTTTGGTAGCCGACAATGCAGCAAGAACACCATTGATGGTGGCGAACGTTCCTTACGGTTCCGAAATCTTTGTGAAGTCGGGCGACAAAGTAAGCAAAGGAGATATGATCGCGAAATGGGATCCATATAACGCGGTAATCATTGCCGAAACTTCAGGTAAGGTAGAATACGAGGACATCATTCAAGGTACATCTTACCAGTTGGAGATCGACGAGCAAACCGGTTTCGAAGAGAAAGTAATCTCTGAATCCAGAAACAAGAAAGCCGTTCCTACGCTGAAAGTTGTAGATGCGAAAGGAGTAGAGCAGAAAGCATACAACCTTCCTGTTGGAGCTCACTTGATGGTTAATGACGGCGAGAAAATCAAGGCAGGTAAAGTCCTGATCAAGATCCCGAGAAAATCTGCAAAAGCAGGGGATATCACAGGTGGTTTACCGAGAGTTACCGAATTGTTCGAAGCAAGAAATCCATCGAATCCGGCGGTAGTAACCGAAATCGACGGGGTAGTTTCTTACGGAAAAATCAAGAGAGGTAACCGCGAATTGATCGTGGAAGCGAAAACCGGAGAAATTTCTAAATATCTCGTGAAACTTTCTAACCAGATTCTGGTACAGGAAAACGATTTCGTGAGAGCAGGAGCACCACTTTCCGACGGTTCCATCACTCCGGACGATATCCTTAAAATCAAAGGACCAACCGCAGTTCAGGAATATCTGGTAAATGAAATTCAGGAAGTGTACCGACTTCAGGGGGTAAAAATAGACGACAAGCATTTCGAAATCATCGTTCGACAGATGATGACCAAAGTAGAAATTGTGGACGGTGGTGACACCCAATTCCTTGAAGGAGCTTTGGAACACAAATACGATTTCCTTGAAGAAAACAACAGAGTTTTCGGACTGAAAGTCGTAACCGAAGCTGGTGATTCCAAAGAATTCAAGCCAGGTCAGATGATCACGGCGAGAGAACTGAGAGATGAAAACTCCAAACTGAAACGTGAGGATTTACAACTGGTGGAAGTTCGCGAAGCGCTTCCTGCAACGGCAACTCCTGTTCTTCAGGGAATTACGAGAGCCGCGCTCCAAACCAAATCCTTCATGTCTGCAGCATCGTTCCAGGAAACTACCAAAGTTTTGAATGAGGCAGCGGTTTCAGGAAAAGTTGATTATCTTGGCGGTCTGAAAGAAAACGTAATTGTAGGACACAGAATTCCTGCAGGAACCGGACTTAAAGATTACCAGAACATCATCGTAGGTTCGAAGAAAGAATTCGAAGACATTAATTAA
- a CDS encoding DUF3467 domain-containing protein, translated as MDNNQNQDPNNINIQLNEMIAAGVYCNLALVNHSPSEFVLDFIQLMPGVQQANVRSRVILAPLHAKRVLAALQQNIANYEQQFGEIKEVEPFVLGQNNVQA; from the coding sequence ATGGACAACAATCAAAACCAAGATCCAAACAACATCAACATTCAATTGAACGAAATGATCGCTGCAGGTGTTTACTGTAACCTTGCATTGGTTAACCACTCTCCATCTGAATTCGTATTAGACTTCATCCAATTGATGCCGGGAGTTCAGCAGGCAAACGTGAGATCAAGAGTAATCTTGGCTCCGCTTCACGCTAAAAGAGTTCTTGCTGCATTGCAACAAAACATCGCTAATTACGAGCAGCAGTTTGGCGAAATCAAGGAAGTTGAGCCGTTCGTATTGGGACAAAACAACGTTCAGGCGTAA
- the rpoB gene encoding DNA-directed RNA polymerase subunit beta, with protein sequence MSKSKAVAKTQGNERINFSAAKGRIETPDFLDIQIQSFKEFFQLDTLPEQRVHETLYKTFEENFPITDSRNQFVLEFLDYLVDSPRYSIDECVERGLTYSVPLKARLKLYCTDPEHEDFQTVVQDVYLGPVPYMTPSGSFIINGAERVIVTQLHRSPGVFFGQTYHANGTKLYYSRIIPFKGSWMEFTTDINNVMYAYIDRKKKLPLTTLLRAIGYESDKDILQIFDLAEEVKVSKAALKKVEGRTLAARVLNTWFEDFVDEDTGEVVSIERNEIILDRETVLEKEHLDLILDAGVKSILIHKENSNEFSIIQNTLQKDPTNSEKEAVEYIYRQLRNADPPDEETARGIIEKLFFSEQRYSLGEVGRYRLNKKLGLNISEKTEVLTKEDIISIVRHLIELVNSKAEVDDIDHLSNRRIKTVGEQLAGQFGVGLSRIARTIRERMNVRDNEIFTPIDLVNAKTLTSVINSFFGTNQLSQFMDQTNPLSEITHKRRLSALGPGGLSRERAGFEVRDVHHTHYGRICPIETPEGPNIGLISSLGIYAKINNLGFIETPYRKVANGKVDLKSPAIFLNAEDEEEKVIAQANVEMTDDGTISTDRVIARLDGDYPVVEPNEVNLIDVAPNQISGISASLIPFLEHDDANRALMGSNMMRQAVPLLKPQAPIVGTGLEKQVATDSRVLINAQGNGVVEYVDADKITIKYERSEDDDLVSFESATKTYNLTKFRKTNQSTTITLRPNVRVGDKVVKGQVLCDGYATENGELALGRNLTVAFMPWKGYNFEDAIVINEKAVREDWFTSIHVDEYSLEVRDTKLGMEELTSDIPNVSEEATKDLDENGMIRIGAEVKPGDIMIGKITPKGESDPTPEEKLLRAIFGDKAGDVKDASLKADSSLRGVVIDKKLFSRNIKDKKKRTEEKLKLEEIENTYKAKFDDLRNMLLEKLGTLVNGKTSQGVKNDLDEEIIGKGVKFTTKLLQSVEDYVNVSGSDWTVDADKNELIKQLIHNYKIKYNDIQGVKNREKFAISIGDELPAGIIKLAKVYIAKKRKLNVGDKMAGRHGNKGIVSRIVREEDMPFLEDGTPVDIVLNPLGVPSRMNIGQIYETVLGWAGQKLGLKFATPIFDGAELEEITEYTDKAGLPKFGSTYLYDGGTGERFTQPATVGVIYMLKLGHMVDDKMHARSIGPYSLITQQPLGGKAQFGGQRFGEMEVWALEAFGASNILREILTVKSDDVIGRAKTYEAIAKGEAMPEPGIPESFNVLLHELQGLGLDVRLEE encoded by the coding sequence ATGAGTAAATCTAAAGCAGTCGCAAAAACTCAGGGAAACGAAAGAATCAATTTCTCCGCAGCAAAGGGAAGAATTGAGACTCCTGACTTTTTGGACATTCAGATCCAGTCATTCAAAGAGTTTTTCCAGCTGGACACGCTCCCGGAACAGAGAGTTCACGAAACCCTCTACAAAACCTTTGAAGAAAATTTCCCAATCACCGACTCCAGAAACCAGTTCGTACTCGAGTTCCTGGATTACCTGGTTGATTCACCGCGCTACTCGATCGACGAGTGTGTGGAAAGAGGTTTGACGTATTCCGTGCCTCTTAAAGCCCGCCTTAAACTCTACTGTACCGATCCGGAGCACGAAGATTTCCAGACCGTGGTGCAGGATGTGTATTTGGGGCCGGTTCCTTATATGACTCCTTCGGGATCATTCATCATCAACGGTGCTGAACGTGTGATCGTTACACAGCTTCACCGTTCTCCGGGTGTGTTCTTCGGACAGACTTACCACGCCAACGGAACCAAACTGTACTATTCCAGAATCATCCCTTTCAAAGGATCTTGGATGGAATTTACAACCGACATCAACAACGTAATGTACGCTTACATCGACCGTAAGAAAAAATTACCGTTGACGACTTTGTTGAGAGCAATCGGATACGAATCCGATAAAGATATCCTTCAGATTTTCGACCTTGCCGAAGAAGTGAAAGTTTCTAAGGCAGCTTTGAAAAAAGTTGAAGGCAGAACTTTGGCCGCGAGAGTTTTGAACACCTGGTTCGAAGATTTCGTGGACGAAGATACAGGGGAAGTGGTTTCTATCGAAAGAAATGAGATCATCCTCGACAGAGAAACCGTTCTTGAAAAAGAACATTTGGATTTAATTTTGGACGCGGGAGTAAAATCAATCCTCATCCACAAAGAAAATTCCAACGAGTTCTCGATCATCCAGAATACTTTACAGAAAGACCCTACAAACTCCGAAAAAGAAGCGGTGGAATATATCTACCGTCAGTTGAGAAACGCTGATCCGCCAGATGAGGAAACTGCAAGAGGAATTATCGAAAAACTATTCTTCTCCGAGCAGAGATATTCATTAGGTGAAGTGGGACGTTACCGTTTGAACAAGAAATTAGGGCTTAATATTTCTGAAAAAACAGAAGTATTGACGAAGGAAGACATCATCTCCATCGTTCGTCACCTGATCGAACTGGTAAATTCCAAAGCTGAGGTGGACGATATCGACCACCTTTCCAACAGAAGAATCAAGACTGTTGGTGAGCAGTTGGCAGGACAGTTCGGCGTAGGTCTTTCAAGAATCGCAAGAACCATCCGTGAGAGAATGAACGTGAGAGACAACGAAATCTTCACGCCGATCGACCTAGTTAATGCAAAAACTTTAACATCGGTAATCAACTCGTTCTTCGGAACCAACCAGCTTTCACAGTTTATGGACCAAACCAACCCGCTTTCAGAAATCACGCACAAGCGTCGTCTTTCTGCACTCGGACCAGGTGGTTTGTCAAGAGAAAGAGCAGGTTTCGAGGTTCGTGACGTTCACCATACCCACTACGGAAGAATCTGTCCGATTGAAACACCGGAAGGACCGAACATCGGTTTGATCTCCTCACTGGGAATCTATGCGAAAATCAACAACTTAGGATTCATTGAAACTCCATATAGAAAAGTTGCTAATGGTAAAGTTGACCTGAAAAGTCCTGCAATCTTCCTGAATGCTGAAGATGAGGAAGAAAAGGTAATTGCACAGGCAAACGTTGAAATGACCGACGATGGAACCATTTCTACCGATAGAGTAATTGCGCGTCTTGACGGTGATTATCCTGTAGTAGAACCAAACGAGGTTAACCTGATCGATGTTGCACCAAACCAGATTTCGGGTATTTCTGCATCATTGATTCCGTTCCTGGAACATGATGACGCGAACCGTGCATTGATGGGATCGAACATGATGAGACAGGCGGTTCCGCTTTTGAAACCGCAAGCTCCGATTGTTGGTACCGGTCTTGAAAAACAGGTGGCGACAGATTCCAGAGTATTGATCAATGCTCAAGGAAACGGTGTTGTGGAATATGTGGATGCGGACAAAATTACCATTAAATACGAAAGAAGCGAGGACGATGATTTAGTGTCATTCGAATCTGCGACGAAAACATACAACCTTACCAAATTCAGAAAAACCAACCAAAGTACCACCATTACTTTGAGACCAAACGTAAGAGTAGGCGACAAAGTGGTGAAAGGACAGGTTCTTTGCGACGGTTACGCAACTGAAAACGGCGAACTTGCATTGGGTAGAAACCTTACTGTAGCGTTCATGCCTTGGAAAGGGTATAACTTCGAGGATGCGATCGTGATCAACGAAAAGGCAGTTCGTGAGGACTGGTTTACTTCCATCCACGTTGATGAATATTCACTGGAAGTTCGTGATACCAAACTCGGTATGGAAGAACTGACTTCGGATATTCCAAACGTTTCTGAAGAAGCAACCAAAGATCTTGACGAAAACGGTATGATCCGAATCGGCGCCGAAGTAAAACCTGGAGACATCATGATCGGGAAAATTACTCCGAAAGGGGAATCTGATCCAACTCCGGAAGAAAAACTTCTTCGCGCAATCTTCGGTGACAAAGCAGGAGACGTAAAAGACGCTTCCCTGAAAGCCGATTCTTCATTGAGAGGTGTGGTGATCGACAAGAAGCTTTTCTCAAGAAACATTAAAGACAAAAAGAAAAGAACCGAAGAGAAACTGAAACTCGAAGAAATCGAAAATACCTACAAAGCGAAGTTCGACGATTTGAGAAACATGTTGCTCGAAAAACTCGGAACGCTTGTTAACGGTAAAACTTCTCAAGGAGTGAAAAACGACCTTGATGAAGAAATCATCGGAAAAGGAGTGAAGTTTACCACAAAACTTCTTCAAAGCGTTGAAGACTACGTAAACGTAAGCGGTTCTGACTGGACAGTGGATGCAGACAAAAACGAACTCATCAAACAGCTGATCCACAACTATAAAATTAAGTACAACGACATCCAGGGTGTGAAAAACCGTGAGAAATTCGCAATCTCCATCGGAGACGAACTTCCAGCGGGAATCATCAAATTGGCAAAAGTTTACATCGCTAAAAAACGTAAACTGAACGTGGGTGATAAGATGGCGGGTCGTCACGGTAACAAAGGGATCGTCTCCCGAATCGTTCGTGAAGAAGACATGCCGTTCCTTGAAGACGGAACTCCTGTGGACATCGTACTGAACCCACTTGGTGTACCTTCGCGTATGAACATCGGTCAGATTTATGAAACTGTTCTTGGTTGGGCAGGTCAGAAGTTAGGACTGAAGTTTGCGACGCCAATTTTCGACGGTGCTGAACTGGAAGAAATCACCGAATACACCGATAAAGCTGGACTTCCGAAATTCGGTAGCACTTACCTTTACGACGGTGGAACTGGTGAAAGATTTACACAGCCGGCAACAGTTGGGGTAATCTATATGCTGAAACTTGGTCACATGGTGGATGATAAAATGCACGCACGTTCGATCGGACCTTACTCACTGATCACGCAGCAACCTTTAGGAGGTAAAGCGCAGTTCGGTGGACAGCGTTTCGGAGAGATGGAGGTTTGGGCGCTTGAAGCGTTCGGAGCATCGAATATTTTACGTGAAATCTTGACGGTAAAATCCGATGACGTAATTGGTAGAGCGAAAACTTACGAAGCAATCGCCAAAGGTGAGGCAATGCCTGAACCTGGAATTCCTGAATCGTTCAACGTATTGCTGCACGAACTTCAGGGTCTTGGTCTGGATGTAAGACTAGAAGAATAA
- a CDS encoding DUF6759 domain-containing protein — translation MKKFFVLLMLFFLILLSGQKRSEDILESKSIPEIENYLKNVHPDDPKRTVLRAKLISLKNEWMKSSSKPSEPAKPTITAIPPAKPSKNSEQEEFEELMNQSEAAKNSHTAKLLSQLFDNDTNSDEAILLAENYSDCNMIMRISGKNYYNLAIPRHGKNSIVIKKGEYLLTSNLCDAKYSSVKFIEKNMMITLKGHISRH, via the coding sequence GTGAAGAAGTTTTTTGTGCTTTTGATGTTGTTTTTTCTGATTTTGCTTTCTGGCCAGAAACGCAGCGAAGATATCCTTGAAAGTAAAAGCATCCCCGAAATTGAAAACTACCTGAAAAACGTTCATCCCGATGATCCCAAACGTACAGTGTTGAGGGCAAAACTCATTTCACTAAAAAATGAATGGATGAAGAGTAGCTCCAAACCTTCTGAGCCGGCAAAACCTACTATAACCGCAATTCCTCCAGCTAAACCCAGTAAAAATAGTGAACAGGAAGAGTTTGAAGAGCTGATGAATCAGTCCGAAGCGGCGAAAAACAGCCATACAGCCAAATTATTGAGCCAACTTTTTGATAATGACACAAATTCAGATGAGGCAATCCTCCTTGCGGAGAATTATTCAGACTGCAATATGATTATGCGGATCTCTGGGAAAAACTATTACAACCTCGCCATACCAAGACATGGTAAGAATTCCATCGTTATTAAGAAAGGGGAGTATCTGCTGACTAGCAACCTTTGTGACGCAAAATATTCCTCAGTCAAGTTCATTGAAAAAAATATGATGATTACACTTAAAGGTCACATTTCGCGGCACTGA
- a CDS encoding DUF6759 domain-containing protein, with amino-acid sequence MRNFHPHKTPMMNQKILCLLTILLSCHTFSQQKMKDYSKIMRSTNIYEIDAFLRDAHPDDPKRLILKPRLIKMLREYIRKAHPADQRVKDFQEKIALLRKKPSTRMSFEEFNEQIRQRQIAKFKQQIIEKEVERAYKTKVYGNVEQQETDVEVAAPMKSGMTDEEEAEFNMLMSASPMEKKNNTVKILNSLFDNDPNSKESIVLIENKSSCNMIMRIEGVGNTRYRLPIPAHGDNTIVVLKGDYLFSSLVCGAQYASQKTVQKAVMVSLGANQQK; translated from the coding sequence GTGAGAAATTTTCACCCGCACAAAACGCCGATGATGAACCAAAAAATCCTGTGTCTTCTTACGATACTGCTGTCTTGTCATACCTTTTCGCAGCAGAAAATGAAAGACTACTCCAAAATTATGAGGAGCACCAATATCTATGAGATTGATGCCTTCTTGCGCGACGCCCATCCCGACGATCCTAAACGATTGATTTTGAAGCCGCGGCTGATCAAAATGCTGAGAGAATATATCAGAAAAGCGCATCCCGCTGATCAGCGTGTGAAGGATTTTCAAGAGAAAATTGCTCTGCTTAGAAAGAAACCCTCGACAAGGATGAGTTTTGAGGAATTTAACGAACAGATCAGGCAGAGGCAGATAGCGAAATTCAAGCAGCAAATAATTGAAAAAGAAGTAGAGAGAGCTTATAAAACTAAAGTCTACGGAAATGTAGAACAACAGGAAACCGACGTTGAAGTAGCTGCTCCGATGAAAAGCGGAATGACGGATGAGGAAGAAGCGGAGTTTAATATGCTGATGTCGGCAAGTCCGATGGAGAAAAAAAACAATACGGTCAAAATACTGAATTCCCTGTTTGACAACGATCCCAATAGCAAGGAAAGCATTGTGCTGATCGAAAACAAATCCAGCTGCAATATGATCATGAGGATTGAAGGCGTGGGAAATACCCGCTACCGATTACCGATTCCTGCACATGGCGACAATACGATCGTAGTATTGAAAGGAGACTATCTTTTCTCGAGCTTGGTTTGCGGCGCTCAGTATGCTTCACAGAAAACCGTTCAGAAAGCAGTGATGGTTTCGTTGGGCGCAAATCAACAAAAATGA